In Passer domesticus isolate bPasDom1 chromosome 9, bPasDom1.hap1, whole genome shotgun sequence, a genomic segment contains:
- the ACTR8 gene encoding actin-related protein 8 isoform X2, whose translation MRKPESTEQRQNGLKMVDQAIWSKKMSNGARRIPVSPDQARSYNRQMRPAILDHSSGAKWTNTSNHPEFLVGEEALYVNPLDSYNIHWPIRRGQLNLHAGPGGSLTAVLADLEVIWSHAIQKYLEIPLKDLKYYRCILLIPDIYNKQHVKELVNMILMKMGFSGIIVHQESVCATFGSGLSSACIVDVGDQKTSVCCVEDGVSHRNTRLCLAYGGSDVSRCFYWLMQRAGFPYRDCQLTNKLDCLLLQHLKETFCHLDQDISGLQDHEFQIRHPDSPALLYQFRLGDEKLQAPMALFYPATFGIVGQKMTILQHRSQGDPEDPHDEHYLLATQSKQEQSAKATADRKSMSKPGAFEGELRGQSSDISERIYPQEVELGSSQGDCMIPGNDSEEPLSAHMSRKTAISQFEGKALGLDKAILHSIDCCASDDTKKKMYSSILVVGGGLMFHKAQEFLQHRILNKMPPSFRRVVENVEVITRPKDMDPRLIAWKGGAVLACLDTTQELWIYQREWQRFGVRMLRERAAFVW comes from the exons ATGAGG AAACCTGAAAGTACTGAGCAGAGACAAAATGGCCTTAAAATGGTGGACCAAGCAATATGGTCCAAAAAGATGTCAAACGGAGCGAGGCGCATACCGGTGTCACCTGATCAG GCCAGGTCATACAACAGACAGATGAGGCCTGCCATTTTGGATCACAGCTCTGGGGCCAAGTGGACAAACACATCAAATCATCCTGAATTTTTGGTAGGAGAAGAG GCCCTGTATGTTAATCCATTGGATTCTTACAACATCCATTGGCCCATTAGAAGGGGGCAGCTGAATCTCCACGCAGGACCTGGTGGCTCCCTCACTGCAGTACTGGCAGATCTGGAAGTTATATGGTCACATGCAATACAAAAGTACCTGGAAATACCTCTGAAAGACCTAAAG TACTACAGATGCATTTTACTAATTCCAGACATCTATAATAAACAACACGTGAAAGAACTGGTAAATATGATCCTAATGAAGATGGGCTTCTCAG GAATTATTGTACACCAGGAGTCTGTCTGTGCTACCTTTGGAAGTGGTTTAAGCAGCGCATGCATTGTGGATGTGGGAGATCAGAAGACAAGTGTTTGCTGTGTAGAAGATGGTGTTTCCCATCGCAACACCAG GCTGTGCCTTGCATATGGAGGATCTGATGTGTCAAGGTGTTTTTATTGGCTTATGCAACGAGCAGGATTCCCATACAGGGACTGCCAGTTAACTAATAAATTGGATTGCCTGCTGCTTCAGCATCTAAAGGAGACATTTTGTCATCTAGATCAG GATATTTCTGGATTGCAAGATCATGAGTTCCAAATCCGGCATCCGGATTCTCCAGCTTTATTGTACCAGTTCCGGTTAGGGGATGAGAAATTACag GCACCCATGGCTCTGTTTTATCCAGCAACTTTTGGAATTGTTGGACAAAAAATGACAATTTTGCAGCACAGGTCACAAGGTGATCCTGAGGATCCTCATGATGAACATTATCTGCTGGCCACACAAAGTAAGCAGGAGCAG tCTGCAAAAGCTACAGCTGACAGAAAATCTATGTCAAAGCCTGGTGCATTTGAGGGAGAATTGAGAGGCCAATCCTCAGACATTTCAGAGAGGATCTACCCCCAAGAAGTGGAGCTGGGCTCTTCCCAGGGTGACTGTATGATACCTGGCAATGATTCAGAGGAACCTTTAAGTGCACACATGTCCAGGAAAACTGCTATTTCTCAGTTTGAAGGGAAAGCCCTGGGCCTGGACAAAGCCATCCTTCATAGTATCGACTGCTGTG CATCTGATGATACAAAAAAGAAGATGTACAGCTCCATCTTAGTAGTGGGAGGAGGCCTTATGTTTCATAAAGCTCAAGAGTTTCTTCAACACCGAATTCTCAACAAAATGCCACCTTCCTTCAGAAGAGTTGTTGAAAATGTTGAGGTCATCACAAGGCCTAAG GATATGGATCCACGTTTGATTGCCTGGAAAGGAGGGGCAGTTTTGGCCTGTCTGGACACCACTCAGGAGCTGTGGATCTACCAGAGGGAGTGGCAGCGCTTTGGGGTCAGGATGTTGCGGGAGCGAGCTGCCTTTGTGTGGTAA
- the SELENOK gene encoding selenoprotein K isoform X2: MVYISNGQVLENQSRAPWRLSSITDFFWSIADFVVLFFQSIIQPDLRRRGYTSSSYSGYHDGRGPPANPRRRMGRINHWGGGPSPPPMAGGGUGR; this comes from the exons ATGGTGTACATCTCGAACG GACAAGTTTTGGAAAACCAGAGTCGGGCTCCCTGGAGGTTGTCATCTATAACAGATTTCTTCTGGTCAATAGCAGATTTTGTGGTCCTGTT tttcCAGAGCATTATTCAACCAGATTTAAGAAGAAGAGGCTACACATCTTCCTCCTATTCAGGATACCATGATGGAAGAgg GCCTCCAGCAAATCCTCGCCGTCGGATGGGCCGAATAAATCACTGGGGGGGAGGCCCCAGTCCACCCCCAATGGCTGGAGGTGGATGAGGAAGGTAA
- the SELENOK gene encoding selenoprotein K isoform X1 yields MVYISNGQVLENQSRAPWRLSSITDFFWSIADFVVLFFQSIIQPDLRRRGYTSSSYSGYHDGRGPPANPRRRMGRINHWGGGPSPPPMAGGGUGR; encoded by the exons ATGGTGTACATCTCGAACG GACAAGTTTTGGAAAACCAGAGTCGGGCTCCCTGGAGGTTGTCATCTATAACAGATTTCTTCTGGTCAATAGCAGATTTTGTGGTCCTGTT tttcCAGAGCATTATTCAACCAGATTTAAGAAGAAGAGGCTACACATCTTCCTCCTATTCAGGATACCATGATGGAAGAgg GCCTCCAGCAAATCCTCGCCGTCGGATGGGCCGAATAAATCACTGGGGGGGAGGCCCCAGTCCACCCCCAATGGCTGGAGGTGGATGAGGAAG GTAA
- the CHDH gene encoding choline dehydrogenase, mitochondrial, with amino-acid sequence MSYLTKGFKCPSPVMCKVAGSLFKARTLKNAFGINEQFKISRASSQLSSEKTNSYDYIIVGAGSAGCVLANRLTEDPQSTVLLLEAGPKDTLLGSIRLMWKIHMPAALTYNLCDEKYNWYYHTTPQRHMEGRVMYWPRGRVWGGSSSLNAMVYIRGHAEDYNRWSREGALGWDYEHCLPYFKKAQTHELGPDQYRGGNGPLHVSRGKKKHPLHQAFLEAAQQAGYPFTDDMNGYQQEGFGWMDMTIHQGQRWSTASAYLRPAISRPNFSVAEKTLVTKILFQGTKCIGIEYVKNGQRKKVSANKEVILSAGAINSPQLLMLSGIGNADDLKKLGIPVVCHLPGVGQNLQDHLEVYVQQKCTKPITLYSAQKPLNMVRIGLEWLWKFTGEGATSHLESGGFIRSEPGVPYPDIQFHFLPSQVIDHGRVASTMEAYQVHVGPMRSTSVGWLKLKSSDPNDHPIIEPNYLSTERDVWEFRQCVKLTREIFAQKAFEKFRGPEIQPGNHVQSDKEIDAFIRQKADSAYHPSCTCKMGQPSDSTAVVDPQTKVIGVENLRVVDASIMPSVVTGNLNAPTIMIAEKAADIIKGLPSLQEKNVPVYKPKTLETQR; translated from the exons ATGTCATATTTAACAAAAGGATTTAAATGTCCCAGTCCTGTGATGTGCAAAGTAGCAGGAAGCCTGTTTAAAGCACGCACGTTAAAGAACGCGTTCGGCATCAACGAACAATTCAAAATTTCACGTGCCTCATCCCAGCTGAGCTCTGAAAAGACAAACTCTTATGATTACATCATTGTGGGAGCTGGCTCAgcaggctgtgtgctggccaACAGGCTGACAGAAGACCCGCAGAGCactgtgctgcttttggaaGCGGGCCCCAAGGacaccctgctgggcagcaTAAGGCTGATGTGGAAGATCCACATGCCTGCTGCCTTAACCTACAACCTGTGCGATGAGAAATACAACTGGTACTACCACACCACTCCGCAGAGGCACATGGAGGGCCGGGTGATGTACTGGCCCCGGGGCAGGGTGTGGGGCGGCTCCTCCTCTCTCAATGCCATGGTCTACATCCGCGGGCACGCCGAGGACTACAAccgctggagcagggagggggctctgggctgggactATGAGCACTGCCTGCCCTATTTTAAGAAGGCACAGACACACGAACTGGGGCCGGATCAGTACAGAGGGGGGAATGGCCCCCTGCACGTGtcaagagggaaaaagaagcaTCCTCTCCATCAGGCGTTCCTGGAGGCTGCCCAGCAAGCCGGGTATCCCTTCACAGATGACATGAATGGCTACCAGCAGGAAGGCTTTGGCTGGATGGACATGACTATACACCAAG GTCAAAGATGGAGCACAGCTAGTGCTTATCTTCGCCCAGCCATATCACGCCCAAATTTCTCAGTTGCAGAGAAGACACTTGTAACAAAAATCTTGTTCCAAGGAACAAAATGCATTGGTATTGAGTATGTGAAAAATGGGCAGAGGAAAAAG GTTTCTGCCAATAAGGAAGTTATTTTAAGTGCAGGTGCCATtaattctccccagctgcttaTGTTGTCTGGAATTGGAAATGCAGATGATCTAAAAAAACTGGGGATTCCTGTTGTTTGCCATCTTcctg GAGTAGGCCAGAACCTGCAAGATCATTTAGAAGTGTATGTCCAGCAAAAGTGCACCAAACCTATTACTCTGTATAGTGCACAAAAGCCACTGAACATGGTGAGGATTGGCCTCGAATGGCTTTGGAAATTTACAG GTGAGGGAGCCACGTCTCACCTGGAATCTGGTGGTTTCATCCGGAGTGAACCAGGGGTTCCTTACCCCGACATTCAGTTCCACTTTCTTCCCTCCCAGGTGATTGACCACGGGCGGGTTGCTTCCACAATGGAAGCTTACCAG GTCCATGTGGGACCCATGAGGAGCACAAGTGTGGGCTGGCTGAAGCTGAAGAGTTCAGACCCAAACGACCACCCCATCATTGAGCCCAACTACCTGTCAACAG AAAGAGACGTTTGGGAATTCCGCCAGTGTGTCAAGTTGACCAGAGAGATCTTTGCTCAGAAAGCTTTTGAAAAATTTCGTGGGCCTGAAATTCAACCAGGAAATCATGTTCAGTCTGACAAAGAAATAGATGCTTTCATAAGGCAGAAGGCTGATAGTGCTTATCACCCCTCCTGCACCTGTAAAATGGGTCAGCCTTCAGACAGCACCGCTGTAGTGGATCCCCAGACAAAAGTAATTGGGGTTGAAAACTTGAGAGTAGTTGATGCTTCAATAATGCCCAGTGTTGTCACTGGAAACTTGAATGCCCCAACTATCATGATAGCAGAGAAAGCTGCAGATATAATTAAGGGCCTCCCATCACTTCAGGAGAAAAATGTTCCTGTATATAAGCCCAAGACCTTGGAAACACAGAGATAA
- the ACTR8 gene encoding actin-related protein 8 isoform X1, with the protein MTQAEKGEAENGKDKERDREREQRGVKRPIVPAAVPESLQEQIQSNFIVVIHPGSTTLRLGRATDTLPAGIPHVIARRHKQPGQAAYRDSWLLRDGLNKPESTEQRQNGLKMVDQAIWSKKMSNGARRIPVSPDQARSYNRQMRPAILDHSSGAKWTNTSNHPEFLVGEEALYVNPLDSYNIHWPIRRGQLNLHAGPGGSLTAVLADLEVIWSHAIQKYLEIPLKDLKYYRCILLIPDIYNKQHVKELVNMILMKMGFSGIIVHQESVCATFGSGLSSACIVDVGDQKTSVCCVEDGVSHRNTRLCLAYGGSDVSRCFYWLMQRAGFPYRDCQLTNKLDCLLLQHLKETFCHLDQDISGLQDHEFQIRHPDSPALLYQFRLGDEKLQAPMALFYPATFGIVGQKMTILQHRSQGDPEDPHDEHYLLATQSKQEQSAKATADRKSMSKPGAFEGELRGQSSDISERIYPQEVELGSSQGDCMIPGNDSEEPLSAHMSRKTAISQFEGKALGLDKAILHSIDCCASDDTKKKMYSSILVVGGGLMFHKAQEFLQHRILNKMPPSFRRVVENVEVITRPKDMDPRLIAWKGGAVLACLDTTQELWIYQREWQRFGVRMLRERAAFVW; encoded by the exons ATGACCCAGGCGGAGAAAGGCGAGGCGGAGAACGGCAAGGACAAGGAGCGCGACCGGGAACGCGAGCAGCGCGGCGTGAAGCGGCCCATCGTCCCCGCCGCCGTGCCCGAGTCGCTGCAGGAG CAAATACAGAGCAACTTCATCGTGGTGATCCACCCCGGCTCGACCACCCTGCGGCTCGGGCGGGCCACGGACACGCTGCCCGCGGGCATCCCGCACGTGATCGCGCGGCGGCACAAGCAGCCGGGCCAGGCGGCCTACAGGGACAGCTGGCTCCTCAGGGACGGCCTCAAT AAACCTGAAAGTACTGAGCAGAGACAAAATGGCCTTAAAATGGTGGACCAAGCAATATGGTCCAAAAAGATGTCAAACGGAGCGAGGCGCATACCGGTGTCACCTGATCAG GCCAGGTCATACAACAGACAGATGAGGCCTGCCATTTTGGATCACAGCTCTGGGGCCAAGTGGACAAACACATCAAATCATCCTGAATTTTTGGTAGGAGAAGAG GCCCTGTATGTTAATCCATTGGATTCTTACAACATCCATTGGCCCATTAGAAGGGGGCAGCTGAATCTCCACGCAGGACCTGGTGGCTCCCTCACTGCAGTACTGGCAGATCTGGAAGTTATATGGTCACATGCAATACAAAAGTACCTGGAAATACCTCTGAAAGACCTAAAG TACTACAGATGCATTTTACTAATTCCAGACATCTATAATAAACAACACGTGAAAGAACTGGTAAATATGATCCTAATGAAGATGGGCTTCTCAG GAATTATTGTACACCAGGAGTCTGTCTGTGCTACCTTTGGAAGTGGTTTAAGCAGCGCATGCATTGTGGATGTGGGAGATCAGAAGACAAGTGTTTGCTGTGTAGAAGATGGTGTTTCCCATCGCAACACCAG GCTGTGCCTTGCATATGGAGGATCTGATGTGTCAAGGTGTTTTTATTGGCTTATGCAACGAGCAGGATTCCCATACAGGGACTGCCAGTTAACTAATAAATTGGATTGCCTGCTGCTTCAGCATCTAAAGGAGACATTTTGTCATCTAGATCAG GATATTTCTGGATTGCAAGATCATGAGTTCCAAATCCGGCATCCGGATTCTCCAGCTTTATTGTACCAGTTCCGGTTAGGGGATGAGAAATTACag GCACCCATGGCTCTGTTTTATCCAGCAACTTTTGGAATTGTTGGACAAAAAATGACAATTTTGCAGCACAGGTCACAAGGTGATCCTGAGGATCCTCATGATGAACATTATCTGCTGGCCACACAAAGTAAGCAGGAGCAG tCTGCAAAAGCTACAGCTGACAGAAAATCTATGTCAAAGCCTGGTGCATTTGAGGGAGAATTGAGAGGCCAATCCTCAGACATTTCAGAGAGGATCTACCCCCAAGAAGTGGAGCTGGGCTCTTCCCAGGGTGACTGTATGATACCTGGCAATGATTCAGAGGAACCTTTAAGTGCACACATGTCCAGGAAAACTGCTATTTCTCAGTTTGAAGGGAAAGCCCTGGGCCTGGACAAAGCCATCCTTCATAGTATCGACTGCTGTG CATCTGATGATACAAAAAAGAAGATGTACAGCTCCATCTTAGTAGTGGGAGGAGGCCTTATGTTTCATAAAGCTCAAGAGTTTCTTCAACACCGAATTCTCAACAAAATGCCACCTTCCTTCAGAAGAGTTGTTGAAAATGTTGAGGTCATCACAAGGCCTAAG GATATGGATCCACGTTTGATTGCCTGGAAAGGAGGGGCAGTTTTGGCCTGTCTGGACACCACTCAGGAGCTGTGGATCTACCAGAGGGAGTGGCAGCGCTTTGGGGTCAGGATGTTGCGGGAGCGAGCTGCCTTTGTGTGGTAA